The nucleotide window TGGCCCCGTCATCCAGTGGGATGGCGGGGCCTTTGTGTACCTCGTGTGCATGCCTCGTGAAAGCTGCTCAGACGGCTCCGAGTTGCCCACCTTTGACGGCTTCGACGAAGGCGGTCCAGCCGCCGGCCGGGAAGATCAGGGCGGGGCCGTGGGGAGTCTTGCTGTCGCGGACGGGGACGACGCCGGGGTGGTGGTCGGAGACCTCAAGGCAGTCGCCGCCCTGGCCGTTGCTGTAGCTGCTCTTGCGCCACTGGGCGTTGTTCAGCTCGCACTCGCGCATCGTCTGTAATCCTCAGCCGCCGACTCGATCAGGGCCAGGGACGCCTCCGGCGACAGCGCGGCGACCCTGAGTAGATCGTATGCGTGCTGCGCCTGCTTCACCACCGCCGGACTGTCCAGCAAATTCCCCGAAAACTCTGTCTCTGTATAGGCAGTCGGCGGTGCGTCCGCGAACTCCATGAGCTTCAGAGTCCCGGTCATGTAGGCGTGTGCCCCAGCTGAATAAGGGAGTACGGCCGCGAGGACGTTGCGCTGGCGGACAAGCTTGGCGATGCGTTCCAACTGGGCAGTCATCGTGGCTGAGCCGCCCACCGGGATGCGCAGTACGGTCTCGTGCAGTACGGCCCAATACTGTGGCCGTGTAGGGCCCTTGAGGATGTCGGCTCGCTCCAGTCGAGCTGAGACCTTCTCCTCCACGAATTCTTCAGTGGCGAACGGATTGGCTGCCACAGTGACGGCCCGGGCGTACTCAGCCGTCTGCAACAGCCCCGGCGCGACCGTGGGAGCGAACTCGCAGATCCGCGTGGTGACGCGTTCCAACTCCACGACTGCCGCGAAATAGTCCGGATACCGCTGATCGTCGATCAGCTTTCGCCACGTCCGCTCGAAAAAGCCATCGGTTTGCAGGATGGCGTCGATCCGGATCGCCACATCCAGCTGCGGCTTCCGGATCGCCTGCTCGAACTGGCCGATGTAGCCGCCGGACACGAAGACCATGCCCCCCAGTCCCTCCTGGGTTAAGCCCGCGTCCTCCCGTCGTCGCTTGAGCTCCGTGCCCCAGAACTCCCAGGCGGCTTGGCGTGAAGCGTTGGCCATGACGTACGTCCTCTCTCTGCGCGGCCGTTGCAGCGGCGGCCCCCTTGCCCAGGCTAGTTCCGTAGCGTCACTCTCTGACTGCGAACAGTGAAATCCCCTCACGGAAAGTGCGGATGCTCATGCAGCAGTTCAAGGAAGTGGAAGACGTGGCGACGGAACTGCGGGAGGCACTCGCCCGTGCGGGAGTGGTGCTGCCGTCGCTGCGTCCCGACCCCGTTTCGATCGCCCACCGGTACATTCCGCCCCTCATTGAGCTGGGGCGATGTTCGATGGACGTGGCCCGGAAGCTCACCGCCGCGCTGTCCGAGCCCTCCCGGGGCGACCGGGGCTGAGGGGCAGGCTGAGGGTCACCCGGCCCCGCCGATGCGCGAGAATGGCGCCATGAGTCTGTTCCGCGACGACGGCATCGTGCTGCGCACCCAGAAGCTGGGTGAGGCGGACCGGATCATCACGCTGCTCACCCGAGGTCACGGACGGGTCCGTGCCGTGGCCCGGGGGGTGCGGCGGACGAAGTCGAAGTTCGGGGCGCGGCTGGAGCCGTTTTCGCACGTCGACGTGCAGTTTTACGCGCGCGGCAGCGAGCTGATCGGGCGCGGGCTGCCGCTGTGCACGCAGAGCGAGACGATCGCGGCGTACGGCGGCGGCATCGTCACCGACTACGCCCGCTACACGGCCGGCACCGCGATGCTGGAGACCGCCGAGCGGTTCGCCGACCACGAGGGCGAGCCCGCCGTGCAGCAGTATCTGCTGCTGGTCGGCGGGCTGCGGACACTGGCCCGTGGTGAGCACGAGCCGCATCTCGTACTGGACGCCTTCCTGCTGCGCTCGCTCGCGGTGAACGGTTATGCGCCGAGTTTCGACAGCTGCGCACGGTGCGGAATGCCCGGTCCGAACCGGTTCTTCTCGGTTGCGTCGGGCGGTGTGACCTGCGGCGACTGCCGGGTGGCGGGGAGCGTCGTACCCTCCTCTGAGGCCATTGGGCTCCTGAGCGCGCTGCTGACCGGCGACTGGGAGACCGCGGACGCCTGCGAGGCCCGCCATGCCCGCGAGGGCAGCGGACTGGTCACGGCGTATTTGCACTGGCATCTGGAGCGGGGCCTGCGTTCCCTCCGGTACGTAGAGAAATAACGCACAGCGACACACCCCCCGACCCTCAAGACACCCCCGAACCTCAAGACAGCTCGACCGCACAAGACACATAGGAGACGTGGGCCGCATGGCACGACGCGGGATTCTGGGCCGTAATCGACGTGAGTACGTGACGCCCGAGCTGCACCCTTCCGGTGCGCGGCCGCCGAAGATCCCCGGTGAGCTCGTCCCGAACCATGTGGCGGTCGTCATGGACGGCAACGGCCGCTGGGCCAAGGAGCGCGGGCTGCCGCGCACCGAGGGCCACAAGGTCGGCGAGGGCGTCGTCATGGACGTCCTCAAGGGCTGCATCGAAATGGGCGTGAAGAATCTTTCGCTGTACGCCTTCTCGACGGAGAACTGGAAGCGGTCGCCCGACGAGGTCCGCTTCCTGATGAACTTCAACCGCGATGTGATCCGCCGGCGCCGTGACGAGATGGACGCGCTGGGTATTCGTATCCGCTGGGTCGGGCGGATGCCGAAGCTGTGGAAGTCCGTGGTGCAGGAGCTCCAGGTCGCCCAGGAACAGACCAAGAACAATGACGCCATGACGCTGTATTTCTGCGTGAATTACGGCGGGCGGGCGGAAATCGCCGATGCGGCGGCGGCCATCGCGGCGGATGTACGGGCCGGAAAGCTGGACCCGTCGAAGGTCAACGAGAAGACCGTCGCGAAGTACATGTACTACCCGGACATGCCGGATGTGGACCTCTTCGTGCGGCCCTCGGGCGAGCAGCGGACCTCGAACTATCTGATCTGGCAGAGCGCTTACGCCGAGATGGTCTTCCAGGACATCCTGTGGCCGGATTTCGACCGGCGGAACCTGTGGCAGGCATGCCTGGAGTACGCGCAGCGGGACCGCCGGTTCGGGGCGGCGCCGGTGGCGGAGGGCGAGTCCGCGACGTAGGTCCGGCGGGAAACGGGCTGCGGGGAGACGCGTGGGGGCCGGTGGTGTTCGGGCGAACGCCACCGGCCCCCTTTCCCGTACCCGTCAGGAGTGCCAGATCTCGCGGAGGTGCGAGACGGCACCGGAGCCGTTCAGGGTGAGCTCGTAGATGTCTCCCGAGCAGGCGAGGGGTGCCTTGACCTGGTCGTGCTTCAGGCAGGCGGTGAGGTGCCCGCTGAGCGCGGCGAGGGACACCGTGCGGTGGCCGGTCGCGCTCGTGGTCAGCTCGGCCGTGGCGCCCGCGGCCAGCCGGTACCGGCCGGCCTTGCCCGTTCCCGCGTAGCCGCCGCCGTTGGGGTCACAGGCGAACTGCGCCTGCTTGACGGGCAGTACGCCGCCGGCCGGTGCGCGGGTGACCTGCACCATCCGGTGCCCCTCGGCCGGCTTGGCCGGGGTGCAGTCGGACGACGGCTCCGGGTCGATCGGCAGGTCCTTCTGCCCGGAGGTGGACGCGGAGGCCGAGGCGGACGGGCCGTCGCCCGGCCCGCCGGTCGGTGCGTCGGTCCCCGCGTCGCCGGGCGCGTCGGTCGGCGTGGACGCCGGTGACGAGGCGGCGGACGCGCTCGCGTCCGGGGAGGCGGACGTGTCCTCGCCCTTGCACGACGTGAGTGTGGCCAGCGACGCGGCAAGGACGGCTGCGGTGAGCAGACGGCGGGTGAACATACAGGCGTTCTCTCTCGTGTGCGGATCGGAGGCCGTGCGGGGCGGGGGCGTGAGGGTCGGTAACCGTGCGGACAGTGGCCGTACGGTCAGAGGCCGTTGCGGCGGTAGGGGACGTACGGCTTGCCCATCGAACTCTCGTGTGCGGCGTCGCCCGAGTAGTACGGGTACGGGATGACGTGGGAGACGGTGCCCTGGGAGCCGTTGTCCTCCAGGGCGATGTACTTGGTGTGCTCCTTGTCGGCCCAGCCGCCGAACAGGACGGTGTGGTCGCCGGCGATCAGGGCGTCGCCCGGCTGCAGATCGTTCTTGGTGATCTCGTGGGCGGTGTTGTTGCCCATCAGGCCGTAGGTGTTCAGACCCGGCGGCTCCAGGCCCCAGGCGGCGGAGACGAAGCCCGAGCAGTCGTCGCGGTAGCCGTTGGTGGTGGCCGACTGGCTGTAGCCGATGCGGTGGTTCACCCGCTCCAGGGCGCGGTCGATGATGTCCTTGCGCTCACCGGGCAGCCCGGAGGTGTCGGGGGCGGTCTCGACGCCCGCGCCCGTGGTGGTGTGATGCTTGCCCGGCGACCAGGCGTCCCAGTCGCCCTTCGTGTCCCACTTGCCGTCGCCGTGCCCCTGGGCGGGGGCCGGGCCGCCGGCGCCGGTGCTGCCGCCGCCACCGCCACCGCCACCGCCGGTGCCGCCTCCGCCGTTACCGCCGCCTCCGCCGGTGTGGCCTCCACCGCCTCCGCCGCCGGTGTGGCCGGGCGAGGCGGGGGAGTCGTGCCGCTTGCGGTGGTGGATCTTCTTCAGCGCGTCTTCGATCTTCTTCTCGTTGGCCTCGTACTCGGCCTTGACCTTCTTGATCTTCTCGGCGTCCCCGGCCAGCTCCCCGAGCAGCTTCTTCTTGCTCTCCTCAAGGCGCTTGCTGACCTCCGCGATCTCCTTCACGTCCGCGAGCACCTGGTAGGCGATGCCGAAGCCGGGGAGTGAAGCCAGCGGTGCCGCGGCGAGGTCGATCGAGGCCGCGGTGAGCAGCGTCTCCTTGATCTGCCCCAACTGCTCGTTGAGCTCCGCCATGCGCCGGCTGACCGAGTGCCAGTCCTTCTCGATCTTGGCGAGCTCCGCCGTCTCGACCCCGAATGTGTCGCCTGCCATCCGAACAACCCCCGTGATGTGGTGGTGAACCGCGAAGAATCCGGCATGCCGGGCCCGGGTGTGCTGAATGTGCCGGGTGTGCCGGTTCCGTGGATGCGGGCTCCGGAGAGGCCGGGCCCGAAAAGAGAGTGAGGGTCTGTCAGTAGACCTTGGAGAGCCGGTCGACCGAGTCGCCCAGCGTGCCCAGATCGTCCGAGATCTGGTTCATCTCCTTGACGCGGCTGTGCGCGACGGTGACGAACGCGTCGGAGGCCGGGCCGTGCCAGGAGAGCTTGCCGAGGGTGGAGTTGATCTCCTTGGTCAGGCCGTCCAGCTCCTTGCTCAGCTTCTTCAGCTCGGCCGAGATCTTCTGCAGATCCGCCTCGCCGCCGCCGAACATCTGGGTAAGCGCCCAGTGCGCGATTTCGGCCGGAGCCATCAAGACGTCCTTGCCGACCTCGACCACATCGCCGACCAGCTTCGTGCCGTCGTCCCAGAGCTCGCCGAGAACGCCCATTCCTACCCCCCGTGGTGTGCGCGTGAATCCGCGCTGATGGCCCGTCAAGGGTATCACCAGCGTGTACCTGACAGTTTTCCCGAGTCGGGAGGAAGAGGGGGAAACGGAATTCGGGCCGGACGGCCGGAGCGGCCGCACCAGGCGGCGCGGGGCAGCGCTACCGCGCAGGTCGGGAGGGGTGGACCGGCCGGGGCGGGGGAGCTTGTCGGGCAGGTCGCGGAATCGGGCCGGCGAGGCCGCCGAACCGGCCGGCGGAAGTGAGGGAACCGGGAACGGCAGGCCGCCGGACACCCCAGAGGGCCGCCCCCGCGCCGGGACACCAAAAGGGCCGCCTCCCTGCGGAAGCGGCCCGATCAGCTGGTCATCGGCTCCAGGGACAGTCCCTGGCTCTCGGCGGGTCCGGGGCTACTGCTCGTCGCCGGATCCCGCCGCGCACTCCCCGCAGGTCCCGAAGATCTCGATGGTGTGCGCGACATCGCGGAAGCCGTGCTCCGCGGCGATCTGGTCCGCCCACTTCTCCACCGCGGGGCCCTCGACCTCGACGGCCTTGCCGCAGCTCCGGCACACCAGATGGTGGTGGTGATCGTCGGTGCTGCACCGGCGGTAGACCGACTCGCCGTCGCTGGTCCGCAGCACATCGACCTCACCGGCGTCGGCCAGCGACTGCAGCGTCCGGTAGACGGTGGTGAGTCCCACCGAGTCGCCCCGGTGCTTGAGCATGTCGTGCAGCTCCTGTGCACTGCGGAACTCGTCGACCTCGTCGAGTGCGGCCGACACCGCGGTTCGCTGCCGCGTCGACCGGCCGCGTACCGGAGATCCCGCGCTCGTCGCCACCGTTGCCTCCCTAGAACGTCAGGTCTTCCCCCTGCACGTGCGTCCTGCCATTGTGCCAGGTGATGACCGGCCCCCTGGGGGGGACGCTTACACGTACATCTGTCTGCGCCCGCCGACGCCTTGCTGCCCTGCTCATCCGGCCACGCTCACATCGTCCGTGGCGCCGCGGCTGCCGGGTACCTCCAGGGTGCACCCGCGGGAGGCCTCAGCGGCAGCCCTTGCGCGCTTTTTCGCGAGCGGCGCGGCGAGCGCGGTGAAGATCACGAACAGGCCGATGGCGAACAGCACGATCGTCGCGCCGGACGGCACATCGACGTAGTACGAGGTGGTGGTACCCGTCACCGTGACCGCCACACCGATGGCGACGGCCGTGGCGAAGGTGACCGCGAAGCTGCGGCTGATCTGCTGGGCGGCCGCGACCGGGATCACCATCAGGGCGCTGACCAGCAGCAGCCCGACGACGCGCATGGCGACGGTGACGGTGACCGCGGCGGTGACCGCGACCAGCAGATTGAGCAGCCGCACCGGCAGGCCGGTCACCCGGGCGAACTCCTCGTCCTGGCAGACGGCGAACAGCTGACGGCGCAGCCCGATCGTGATGGCCAGCACCAGGGCGGCGAGCACGTAGATCGTCGTCATGTCCTGCGGGGAGACGGTGGTGATCGAGCCGAAGAGATAGGTACCGAGGTTGGCGTTGGAGCCCGCGTCGGAGAGGTTCATCAGCATCACGCCGCCCGCCATGCCGCCGTAGAACAGCATGGCCAGCGCGAGATCGCCGCGGGTCTTGCCGTACCAGCGGATCAGCTCCATGACGACGGAGCCGGCGACGGCGACGGCGGTGGCGACCCACACCGGGCTGGTGTTGAGCAGAAAGCCCAGGCCGACGCCGGTG belongs to Streptomyces sp. NBC_01454 and includes:
- a CDS encoding metal ABC transporter permease, with product MEILDYAFMQRALIAALIVGVTAPAIGIYLVQRRQALMGDGIGHVALTGVGLGFLLNTSPVWVATAVAVAGSVVMELIRWYGKTRGDLALAMLFYGGMAGGVMLMNLSDAGSNANLGTYLFGSITTVSPQDMTTIYVLAALVLAITIGLRRQLFAVCQDEEFARVTGLPVRLLNLLVAVTAAVTVTVAMRVVGLLLVSALMVIPVAAAQQISRSFAVTFATAVAIGVAVTVTGTTTSYYVDVPSGATIVLFAIGLFVIFTALAAPLAKKRARAAAEASRGCTLEVPGSRGATDDVSVAG
- a CDS encoding Fur family transcriptional regulator translates to MATSAGSPVRGRSTRQRTAVSAALDEVDEFRSAQELHDMLKHRGDSVGLTTVYRTLQSLADAGEVDVLRTSDGESVYRRCSTDDHHHHLVCRSCGKAVEVEGPAVEKWADQIAAEHGFRDVAHTIEIFGTCGECAAGSGDEQ
- a CDS encoding helix-turn-helix domain-containing protein, with the translated sequence MANASRQAAWEFWGTELKRRREDAGLTQEGLGGMVFVSGGYIGQFEQAIRKPQLDVAIRIDAILQTDGFFERTWRKLIDDQRYPDYFAAVVELERVTTRICEFAPTVAPGLLQTAEYARAVTVAANPFATEEFVEEKVSARLERADILKGPTRPQYWAVLHETVLRIPVGGSATMTAQLERIAKLVRQRNVLAAVLPYSAGAHAYMTGTLKLMEFADAPPTAYTETEFSGNLLDSPAVVKQAQHAYDLLRVAALSPEASLALIESAAEDYRRCASAS
- a CDS encoding WXG100 family type VII secretion target — its product is MGVLGELWDDGTKLVGDVVEVGKDVLMAPAEIAHWALTQMFGGGEADLQKISAELKKLSKELDGLTKEINSTLGKLSWHGPASDAFVTVAHSRVKEMNQISDDLGTLGDSVDRLSKVY
- the recO gene encoding DNA repair protein RecO, with product MSLFRDDGIVLRTQKLGEADRIITLLTRGHGRVRAVARGVRRTKSKFGARLEPFSHVDVQFYARGSELIGRGLPLCTQSETIAAYGGGIVTDYARYTAGTAMLETAERFADHEGEPAVQQYLLLVGGLRTLARGEHEPHLVLDAFLLRSLAVNGYAPSFDSCARCGMPGPNRFFSVASGGVTCGDCRVAGSVVPSSEAIGLLSALLTGDWETADACEARHAREGSGLVTAYLHWHLERGLRSLRYVEK
- a CDS encoding DUF397 domain-containing protein, yielding MRECELNNAQWRKSSYSNGQGGDCLEVSDHHPGVVPVRDSKTPHGPALIFPAGGWTAFVEAVKGGQLGAV
- a CDS encoding isoprenyl transferase, producing the protein MARRGILGRNRREYVTPELHPSGARPPKIPGELVPNHVAVVMDGNGRWAKERGLPRTEGHKVGEGVVMDVLKGCIEMGVKNLSLYAFSTENWKRSPDEVRFLMNFNRDVIRRRRDEMDALGIRIRWVGRMPKLWKSVVQELQVAQEQTKNNDAMTLYFCVNYGGRAEIADAAAAIAADVRAGKLDPSKVNEKTVAKYMYYPDMPDVDLFVRPSGEQRTSNYLIWQSAYAEMVFQDILWPDFDRRNLWQACLEYAQRDRRFGAAPVAEGESAT